The DNA window GTGTGGGCGAGCAAGAGCGGGGCGCCCTCCTCCGGAGCGCCAGCGACGAGTTCCACCGCCGCCAGCGTCGCCAGCTCGGGCACGGCGAGGCGCAGCACGCTCGCCAGCGTCTCCCCCATGTCGAGCGTCGCGCTCATCCGAGCGCCGGCCTCGGCCAGCAACCGCTGCCGCTTCTGATCGGCCCACGCGCGCTTGTACAGCCGCTGGAGCCGCGCCAGCGTGCCGACCCGCGCGCGCAGCTCGGACGGGTTGTACGGCTTCGTGACGTAGTCGTTCGCGCCGGCCTCCAGCGCCTCGACGACCTCGTGCTCTCGCGCGTGCCCGGTCATCATGAGGATCGGGAGCGTCGCCTCGTCCAGCGTCTGCCGGAGCGCGCGGCAGAGTTCGAGCCCGGACATCCCTGGCAGGTGCCAGTCGAGCACCAGCACCTCGGGCAACGAGTCGGCGACGCGCGTCAGCGCAGAGGCAGCGTCGGGCAGCAGCTCCACGTCGTGCAAGGGGGACAGCACGCGGCGCGCCAGCTCCGCCTGCGTGGGGCTATCTTCGACGACCCAGACGACTCCCCGCTCTGGTGTGACGTCCATGGCGGGGGTCGACGGCCTCTCCCCGTCCGTCGCGTCGGCCGCCATGCCCCTGACCTTACGCATTCCCATGCACCTTCACGTCTCTCTCTCGGCACCCCTCACGCTGGGCCTGGTCCGGCGTGAAGGCTCACCCTATGCTGCGTATCCAGCGTAGAATCCAGCCAGGAATTGCCGGCAACGGCAGTACGTCGTCGGCTCCATCCCGCGCGATCGCCTCCTTCGGCATCCCGAAGACGACCGAGGTTTGCTGGTCTTGAGCGACGACCCGGCCGCCGGCGCGGCGAAGCGCGACGGTCCCATCTGCGCCGTCATCTCCCATGCCACTCAGGATGACGCCTAGCGCCCGTGTGCCCAGGGTATTCGCCAAAGATCGGAGCAGCCACGTGCCAGAGGGGCGGAAATACCCCACGGGCGGCGCATCACTGAGCAATGTACGCCCCAGGGCATCGATCCCCAGGTGTCTGTCCTCGGGGGCGACGTAGGCACGCCCTGGTCGGAGCGCCTCGCCTTGCTGGGCCAGCGAGGTGGGATAGCCCGTCCTCTGGGCGAGCCACGATGCGAAGCCGGGCGCAAATCCAGGCGCGATGTGCTGCACGATCAGGATGGGTGGGACGATGCGTCGGGGCAGGTCGGCGAGGATGTCCGCGATCGCGTTGGGCCCACCCGCCGAGGCGACGATGCCGATGGCGTCGATGGGGCTCTTGCTCGGCGGCGCCGTCTCCGCGGAGGAGGGGAAGGGCCGGCGGCCCGAGGTGGAGCCGGCGCGTCCAGCCGCGCTCTCGGACGTCGACGGGACGCTCGTGGTCGACGTCGGCGGGCTTGCGGCGCTCGCTGGCGCCTGACCGACCCGCACCATCGCCATCGACCGGAGCAGCTGCGCGAGCGCGCGACGTCGCTGGACGTAGCCTGGCGCCGTGGGGGGAGGGAGCCCCTGGGTGACCGCGAGCGCCCGCGCGCGCATGGCCTCCAGGATGAGCTCGCTGCTTTTCGCGTCCGCGGCCGCCGTGATCATCACGATGGGGGTCGGTGTACGCGCCATGATCTCGCGCGCCGTCGCGAACCCATCCATCCCCGGCATGATCACGTCCAGCAGGACCACGGAGGGTCGCAGCCGGATCACCGTCGCCGTGGCGGCATAGCCGTCGGGGACCTCGCCCACGACCTCGACGCCTGGCTCCTCGGCGAGCGCGAACCGCAGCGCGGCGCGCTGGGTCGCGGAGTCGTTCACGATGAGCACCCGCAGCGGTTCGGCGGGCGGCGTCTCACCGAGCATCAGCGCTGTTATAGCAGCCGTTCCAGTGTTTCAAGCAACGCCTCTTGGTCGAAGCTGCGCTTGATGAGGTAAGAGCTGGCGCCGAGGTCGAGCGCGCGCTGGCGGTCGGATGGCTTGTCCAGAGCGGTCACCAGCACGAAGGGGAGCCGCGCCGTGCGAGGCGTCGCGCGGACGCGGGCGAGGAGCTGAAAGCCGTCCATGCGGGGCATCTCGATGTCCGACAGCACCGCGTCGACCATCGCCTGGCCCTGCCCCGAGAGGTGGCCCTCCGCCAGGATCTCCCAGGCGTGCTGCCCGTCGTGAGCGAGCGTCACGTCGTACCCCGCCGCCTCGAGGATGGTGCGCTCGAGCTGCCGTGTGGTCACCGAGTCGTCGACCACCAGGATTCTCCGGCGTTTCGACGTCTCGGTGCTGGTCGTGTCGTCGGAAATCGACGCGGGCTGCGCGACGCGGACCAGGTCCGCGGCATCCAACACCAGCGCCACTTCTCCGTCGCCCAGCACG is part of the Chondromyces crocatus genome and encodes:
- a CDS encoding chemotaxis protein CheB, which codes for MLGETPPAEPLRVLIVNDSATQRAALRFALAEEPGVEVVGEVPDGYAATATVIRLRPSVVLLDVIMPGMDGFATAREIMARTPTPIVMITAAADAKSSELILEAMRARALAVTQGLPPPTAPGYVQRRRALAQLLRSMAMVRVGQAPASAASPPTSTTSVPSTSESAAGRAGSTSGRRPFPSSAETAPPSKSPIDAIGIVASAGGPNAIADILADLPRRIVPPILIVQHIAPGFAPGFASWLAQRTGYPTSLAQQGEALRPGRAYVAPEDRHLGIDALGRTLLSDAPPVGYFRPSGTWLLRSLANTLGTRALGVILSGMGDDGADGTVALRRAGGRVVAQDQQTSVVFGMPKEAIARDGADDVLPLPAIPGWILRWIRSIG